A DNA window from Enterobacter cloacae subsp. cloacae ATCC 13047 contains the following coding sequences:
- a CDS encoding ion transporter, giving the protein MMSALIFCEVTVSSLFTSARRRLYHFLFDPKTISGRRFEGICGLFALISVVVIFFESGAGTQYHLTYDEWHIFVWIELIITLVFTAEYLLRVVCWPNPARYVFSFWGFIDLATVLPLYVMWLWPEISLSYVFAWRAMRVIRVLRILKLLRFMPSLRVFWSAIVSARHQLILFYSFIAIVMIVFGALMYLIEGPKYGFTTLNASVYWAIVTVTTVGYGDITPHTPLGRIVASVLILIGYSVIAIPTGLITTHMSSAFQSRKQQRKCPGCHQAEHELNARFCNRCGSALPD; this is encoded by the coding sequence ATGATGTCAGCCCTTATTTTTTGCGAGGTTACCGTGTCGAGTCTATTCACCTCTGCCCGTCGGCGGCTTTATCATTTTCTATTCGATCCTAAAACGATATCCGGACGCCGCTTCGAAGGGATCTGCGGGCTGTTTGCACTCATCAGCGTGGTGGTTATTTTCTTTGAATCGGGAGCCGGGACGCAGTATCACCTGACCTATGATGAATGGCATATATTTGTCTGGATCGAACTGATTATTACCCTGGTCTTTACTGCCGAATATCTGCTGCGGGTCGTCTGCTGGCCCAACCCGGCGAGATATGTTTTCAGCTTCTGGGGATTTATCGATTTAGCCACCGTCCTGCCGCTCTACGTCATGTGGTTGTGGCCGGAGATTAGCCTGAGCTATGTCTTTGCATGGCGGGCGATGCGCGTTATTCGTGTATTACGTATTCTGAAATTGCTGCGTTTTATGCCGTCTCTCCGGGTCTTCTGGAGCGCAATAGTCAGTGCCCGGCATCAGCTCATTCTGTTTTACTCGTTTATCGCGATCGTCATGATTGTTTTCGGTGCGTTGATGTATCTGATAGAAGGGCCAAAATATGGCTTCACAACGCTGAATGCCTCAGTGTATTGGGCCATTGTCACCGTCACGACCGTTGGCTACGGGGATATCACGCCGCATACGCCGCTTGGACGTATCGTCGCATCGGTGCTGATTCTGATTGGGTATTCGGTGATTGCCATTCCGACAGGTCTTATCACAACCCATATGAGCAGCGCATTTCAGAGCCGCAAACAGCAGCGAAAATGTCCGGGTTGTCACCAGGCTGAACATGAGCTTAACGCCCGCTTCTGTAACCGTTGCGGGAGTGCGCTACCGGATTAA
- the adhE gene encoding bifunctional acetaldehyde-CoA/alcohol dehydrogenase: MAVTNIAELNALVERVKKAQREYANFTQEQVDKIFRAAALAAADARIPLAKMAVAESGMGIVEDKVIKNHFASEYIYNAYKDEKTCGVLSEDDTFGTITIAEPIGIICGIVPTTNPTSTAIFKSLISLKTRNAIIFSPHPRAKDATNKAADIVLQAAIAAGAPKDLIGWIDQPSVELSNALMHHPDINLILATGGPGMVKAAYSSGKPAIGVGAGNTPVVIDETADIKRAVASVLMSKTFDNGVICASEQSVVVVDSVYDAVRERFASHGGYLLQGKELKAVQDIILKNGALNAAIVGQPAYKIAELAGFTVPATTKILIGEVKVVDESEPFAHEKLSPTLAMYRAKDFEDAVEKAEKLVAMGGIGHTSCLYTDQDNQPERVAHFGQMMKTARILINTPASQGGIGDLYNFKLAPSLTLGCGSWGGNSISENVGPKHLINKKTVAKRAENMLWHKLPKSIYFRRGSLPIALDEVITDGHKRALIVTDRFLFNNGYADQITSVLKAAGVETEVFFEVEADPTLSVVRKGAELANSFKPDVIIALGGGSPMDAAKIMWVMYEHPETHFEELALRFMDIRKRIYKFPKMGVKAKMIAVTTTSGTGSEVTPFAVVTDDATGQKYPLADYALTPDMAIVDANLVMDMPKSLCAFGGLDAVTHALEAYVSVLASEFSDGQALQALKLLKENLPASYNEGSKNPVARERVHSAATIAGIAFANAFLGVCHSMAHKLGSQFHIPHGLANALLISNVIRYNANDNPTKQTAFSQYDRPQARRRYAEIADHLGLSAPGDRTAAKIEKLLAWLESLKAELGIPKSIREAGVQEADFLAHVDKLSEDAFDDQCTGANPRYPLISELKQILLDTFYGREFKEGDVAAVKTEAPVIKADKKAKKSA; encoded by the coding sequence ATGGCTGTTACTAATATCGCTGAACTGAACGCCCTCGTCGAGCGCGTTAAAAAAGCCCAGCGTGAATATGCCAATTTCACCCAAGAACAGGTTGATAAAATCTTCCGCGCGGCCGCTCTGGCTGCTGCAGATGCTCGAATCCCTCTCGCTAAAATGGCCGTTGCCGAATCCGGCATGGGTATCGTTGAAGATAAAGTGATCAAAAACCACTTCGCTTCAGAGTATATCTACAACGCCTATAAAGATGAGAAAACCTGTGGCGTGCTGTCTGAAGACGACACTTTCGGTACTATCACCATTGCAGAACCTATCGGCATTATTTGCGGTATCGTTCCAACCACCAACCCAACGTCTACCGCTATCTTCAAATCTCTGATCAGCCTGAAGACCCGTAACGCAATCATCTTCTCCCCGCACCCACGTGCAAAAGATGCGACCAACAAAGCCGCTGACATCGTTCTGCAGGCTGCGATTGCTGCCGGTGCACCTAAAGATCTGATCGGCTGGATCGACCAACCGTCCGTTGAGCTTTCTAACGCGCTGATGCACCACCCGGACATTAACCTGATCCTGGCGACCGGTGGTCCTGGCATGGTTAAAGCGGCATACAGTTCCGGTAAACCTGCTATCGGCGTAGGCGCGGGTAATACCCCTGTAGTTATTGATGAAACGGCCGATATCAAACGTGCTGTTGCGTCCGTGCTGATGTCCAAAACCTTCGACAACGGTGTTATCTGTGCTTCTGAGCAGTCTGTTGTTGTTGTTGATTCCGTTTATGATGCTGTTCGCGAACGTTTCGCCAGCCACGGCGGCTACCTGCTGCAGGGCAAAGAGCTGAAAGCGGTTCAGGATATCATTCTGAAAAATGGCGCGCTGAACGCGGCTATCGTGGGTCAGCCAGCGTATAAAATCGCTGAACTGGCAGGCTTCACTGTTCCGGCAACCACCAAAATTCTGATTGGTGAAGTTAAAGTTGTCGACGAAAGCGAACCATTCGCTCACGAAAAACTGTCCCCTACTCTGGCGATGTACCGCGCCAAAGATTTCGAAGACGCAGTTGAGAAAGCAGAGAAACTGGTTGCGATGGGTGGTATCGGCCACACCTCTTGCCTGTACACTGACCAGGATAACCAGCCAGAACGTGTTGCTCACTTTGGTCAGATGATGAAAACTGCACGTATCCTGATCAACACCCCGGCTTCTCAGGGTGGTATCGGCGACCTGTACAACTTCAAACTCGCACCTTCCCTGACTCTGGGTTGTGGTTCCTGGGGTGGTAACTCCATCTCTGAAAACGTTGGTCCAAAACACCTGATCAACAAGAAAACCGTTGCTAAGCGAGCTGAAAACATGTTGTGGCACAAACTTCCGAAATCTATCTACTTCCGCCGTGGTTCTCTGCCAATCGCGCTGGATGAAGTGATTACTGATGGCCACAAACGTGCGCTCATCGTGACTGACCGTTTCCTGTTCAACAACGGTTACGCTGACCAGATCACCTCTGTTCTGAAAGCCGCTGGCGTAGAAACTGAAGTGTTCTTTGAAGTTGAAGCTGACCCAACCCTGAGCGTTGTGCGTAAAGGTGCGGAGCTGGCGAACTCCTTCAAACCAGATGTGATTATCGCACTGGGTGGTGGTTCCCCAATGGACGCCGCGAAAATCATGTGGGTAATGTACGAACATCCAGAAACCCATTTCGAAGAACTGGCGCTGCGCTTTATGGACATCCGTAAACGTATCTACAAGTTCCCGAAAATGGGCGTAAAAGCGAAGATGATCGCCGTTACCACCACTTCCGGTACAGGTTCTGAAGTTACGCCGTTCGCGGTGGTCACTGATGACGCAACGGGTCAGAAATACCCACTGGCTGACTACGCGCTGACCCCAGATATGGCCATCGTTGATGCCAACCTGGTGATGGATATGCCGAAATCACTGTGTGCATTCGGTGGTCTGGACGCTGTGACTCACGCCCTGGAAGCCTATGTTTCCGTACTGGCTTCTGAGTTCTCTGATGGTCAGGCTCTGCAGGCGCTGAAACTACTGAAAGAAAACCTGCCAGCGTCTTACAACGAAGGGTCTAAAAACCCGGTTGCCCGTGAGCGTGTCCACAGTGCAGCAACCATCGCCGGTATCGCGTTTGCTAACGCCTTCCTCGGGGTTTGCCACTCCATGGCTCACAAACTGGGTTCTCAGTTCCACATCCCTCACGGTCTGGCGAACGCCCTGTTGATCAGCAACGTTATCCGTTATAACGCGAATGACAACCCAACCAAGCAGACTGCTTTCAGCCAGTACGACCGTCCGCAAGCACGTCGTCGTTACGCTGAAATCGCAGACCACCTGGGTCTGAGCGCACCGGGCGACCGTACTGCTGCGAAGATCGAGAAACTGCTGGCATGGCTGGAAAGCCTGAAGGCTGAACTGGGCATTCCTAAATCTATCCGCGAAGCGGGTGTTCAGGAAGCTGACTTCCTGGCACACGTTGATAAGCTGTCTGAAGA
- a CDS encoding HI1450 family dsDNA-mimic protein: MEMDLNNRLTEDETLEQAYDIFLELAVDNLDPADVILFNLQFEERGGAELFDPAEDWAEHVDYDLNPDFFAEVVIGLADEDGGEINDIFARVLLCREKDHKLCHIIWRE; the protein is encoded by the coding sequence ATGGAAATGGATCTGAACAATCGCCTGACCGAAGACGAAACGCTCGAGCAGGCCTATGACATTTTTCTCGAACTGGCGGTTGATAACCTCGATCCCGCAGATGTGATCCTCTTTAATCTGCAGTTCGAAGAGCGCGGCGGCGCGGAGTTATTCGACCCTGCAGAAGACTGGGCTGAGCACGTGGATTACGATCTCAATCCTGACTTCTTTGCCGAAGTGGTGATTGGGCTGGCAGATGAAGATGGTGGCGAAATTAATGACATCTTCGCCCGCGTGCTGCTCTGCCGCGAGAAAGACCATAAGCTGTGCCATATCATCTGGCGCGAATAG
- the oppC gene encoding oligopeptide ABC transporter permease OppC codes for MMLSKKNSEALENFSEKLEVEGRSLWQDARRRFMHNRAAVASLVVLVLIALFVTLAPMLSQFTYFDTDWGMMSSAPDMESGHYFGTDSSGRDLLVRVAIGGRISLMVGIAAALVAVIVGTLYGSLSGYLGGKVDSVMMRLLEILNSFPFMFFVILLVTFFGQNILLIFVAIGMVSWLDMARIVRGQTLSLKRKEFIEAAQVGGVSTGNIVVRHIVPNVLGVVVVYASLLVPSMILFESFLSFLGLGTQEPLSSWGALLSDGANSMEVSPWLLLYPAGFLVVTLFCFNFIGDGLRDALDPKDR; via the coding sequence ATGATGTTGAGTAAGAAAAACAGCGAGGCGCTGGAAAACTTCAGTGAAAAACTGGAAGTCGAAGGTCGTAGCCTCTGGCAGGACGCCCGCCGTCGCTTTATGCATAACCGCGCAGCGGTCGCCAGTCTGGTTGTTCTGGTGCTGATCGCGCTGTTTGTGACCCTGGCGCCGATGCTGTCGCAATTCACCTATTTCGATACGGACTGGGGCATGATGTCCAGCGCGCCGGATATGGAGTCCGGCCACTACTTTGGTACGGACTCGTCCGGCCGTGACCTGCTGGTCCGCGTTGCCATTGGTGGCCGTATTTCATTGATGGTGGGGATTGCAGCAGCGCTGGTGGCCGTGATCGTCGGCACGCTCTATGGCTCGCTCTCCGGCTATCTCGGCGGGAAAGTGGACTCGGTCATGATGCGTCTGCTGGAGATTTTAAACTCCTTCCCGTTCATGTTCTTCGTGATCCTGCTGGTGACCTTCTTCGGCCAGAACATCCTGTTGATCTTCGTGGCCATCGGCATGGTCTCCTGGCTGGATATGGCGCGTATCGTACGTGGCCAGACGCTGAGCCTTAAACGCAAAGAGTTTATCGAAGCGGCGCAGGTGGGGGGTGTATCGACAGGGAATATCGTTGTCCGCCACATTGTTCCTAACGTGCTGGGCGTGGTGGTGGTGTATGCCTCACTGCTGGTACCAAGCATGATCCTGTTTGAATCCTTCCTGAGCTTCCTGGGGCTGGGCACGCAAGAGCCGCTGAGCAGTTGGGGCGCGCTGTTGAGCGATGGCGCAAACTCAATGGAAGTTTCACCGTGGCTGCTGTTATACCCGGCGGGTTTCCTGGTCGTGACCCTGTTCTGTTTCAACTTTATCGGCGATGGCCTGCGTGATGCCCTCGACCCGAAAGACCGTTAA
- a CDS encoding ABC transporter ATP-binding protein: MTIIETATAPQAQQRSDLLLDVNDLRVTFKTPDGDVTAVNDLNFNLRAGETLGIVGESGSGKSQTAFALMGLLAANGVIGGSAKFNGREILNLPEHELNKLRAEQISMIFQDPMTSLNPYMRVGEQLMEVLMLHKGLSKAEAFEESVKMLDAVKMPEARKRMRMFPHEFSGGMRQRVMIAMALLCRPKLLIADEPTTALDVTVQAQIMTLLNELKREFNTAIIMITHDLGVVAGICDKVLVMYAGRTMEYGKARDVFYQPAHPYSIGLLNAVPRLDAEGESLLTIPGNPPNLLRLPKGCPFQPRCPHAMEICNSAPPLEEFAPGRLRACFKPQEELV; encoded by the coding sequence ATGACAATTATTGAAACGGCAACTGCGCCACAGGCGCAACAGCGGAGTGACCTTCTGCTGGATGTAAACGATCTCCGCGTCACCTTTAAGACGCCGGACGGGGATGTCACCGCCGTAAACGATCTCAACTTCAACCTGCGCGCGGGTGAAACGCTGGGTATCGTGGGCGAATCCGGCTCCGGGAAATCTCAGACGGCGTTCGCGCTGATGGGGCTGCTGGCCGCAAACGGTGTGATTGGCGGATCCGCCAAATTCAACGGACGCGAGATCCTCAACCTGCCTGAACACGAGCTGAACAAGCTGCGTGCTGAGCAGATTTCGATGATTTTCCAGGATCCGATGACCTCGTTGAACCCGTACATGCGCGTCGGTGAGCAACTGATGGAAGTCCTGATGCTGCACAAAGGGTTGAGCAAAGCTGAAGCCTTTGAAGAGTCCGTTAAAATGCTCGATGCGGTAAAAATGCCAGAGGCGCGTAAGCGCATGCGCATGTTCCCGCATGAGTTCTCTGGCGGTATGCGTCAGCGTGTGATGATTGCCATGGCGCTGCTGTGTCGTCCAAAACTGCTGATTGCCGATGAACCGACCACCGCGCTGGATGTGACCGTCCAGGCGCAAATCATGACCCTGCTGAACGAGCTTAAGCGTGAGTTCAACACGGCGATTATCATGATCACCCACGATTTGGGCGTGGTTGCCGGTATCTGTGACAAAGTGCTGGTAATGTATGCCGGCCGTACGATGGAATATGGCAAAGCGCGCGATGTTTTCTATCAGCCTGCGCACCCGTACTCGATCGGCCTGTTGAATGCGGTGCCACGTCTTGATGCGGAAGGGGAATCCCTGTTGACCATTCCGGGCAACCCGCCAAACCTGCTGCGCCTGCCGAAAGGCTGCCCGTTCCAGCCGCGCTGCCCGCACGCGATGGAGATTTGTAACAGCGCTCCGCCGCTGGAAGAGTTTGCACCAGGCCGTCTGCGCGCCTGCTTTAAGCCGCAGGAGGAGCTGGTATGA
- the oppB gene encoding oligopeptide ABC transporter permease OppB → MLKFILRRCLEAIPTLFILITISFFMMRLAPGSPFTGERTLPPEVMANIEAKYHLNDPISTQYFNYLKQLAHGDFGPSFKYKDYSVNDLVASSFPVSAKLGAAAFLLAVVLGVTAGVIAALKQNTKWDYTVMGVAMTGVVIPSFVVAPLLVMIFAITLKWLPGGGWNGGALKFMILPMVALSLAYIASIARITRGSMIEVLHSNFIRTARAKGLPMRRIIFRHALKPALLPVLSYMGPAFVGIITGSMVIETIYGLPGIGQLFVNGALNRDYSLVLSLTILVGALTILFNAVVDVLYAVIDPKIRY, encoded by the coding sequence ATGTTGAAATTTATCCTGCGTCGCTGTTTAGAAGCGATACCAACGTTATTTATTCTAATTACAATTTCCTTCTTTATGATGCGTCTCGCGCCGGGAAGTCCATTCACGGGTGAACGTACGCTGCCACCTGAAGTGATGGCGAACATCGAAGCGAAATATCATTTAAACGATCCTATCTCCACGCAATACTTCAACTATCTGAAGCAACTGGCGCATGGCGATTTCGGGCCGTCATTCAAATATAAAGACTATTCCGTTAACGACCTGGTGGCATCCAGCTTCCCGGTATCGGCAAAACTGGGTGCTGCGGCATTCTTGTTGGCCGTGGTTCTCGGGGTCACCGCAGGCGTTATCGCCGCGCTTAAACAAAATACCAAATGGGATTATACGGTAATGGGGGTCGCAATGACCGGGGTGGTTATCCCCAGCTTCGTTGTCGCGCCGTTACTGGTGATGATATTTGCCATCACGCTGAAATGGCTGCCCGGCGGCGGCTGGAACGGCGGGGCACTGAAATTCATGATTTTACCGATGGTGGCGCTTTCTCTGGCTTACATCGCCAGTATCGCGCGCATCACCCGTGGTTCGATGATTGAAGTGTTACATTCAAACTTCATCCGTACCGCGCGCGCGAAAGGGTTGCCGATGCGCCGGATTATCTTCCGCCATGCGCTCAAGCCGGCTCTTTTACCTGTGCTCTCGTACATGGGACCGGCGTTCGTCGGTATTATTACCGGTTCAATGGTTATTGAAACCATCTACGGTCTGCCGGGTATTGGCCAGCTGTTTGTTAACGGTGCCCTCAACCGCGACTATTCTCTGGTGCTGAGCCTGACGATCCTCGTGGGTGCGTTGACCATTCTCTTTAACGCTGTTGTCGATGTGCTGTATGCCGTTATCGACCCGAAAATCCGTTACTAA
- the oppA gene encoding oligopeptide ABC transporter substrate-binding protein OppA has product MSIITKKNLIAAGILTALIAGNAAMAADVPAGVQLAEKQTLVRNNGAEVQSLDPHKIEGVPESNVNRDLFEGLLVTDVEGHPAPGVAEKWENKDFKVWTFHLRKDAKWSDGTPVTAEDFVYSWQRLANPNTASPYASYLQYGHIANIDDIIAGKKPVTDLGVKAIDANTFEVTLSEPVPYFYKLLVHPSVSPVPKSAVEKFGEKWTQPANIVTNGAYKLKDWVVNERMVLERNPQYWDNAKTVINQVTYLPISSEVTDVNRYRSGEIDMTYNNMPIELFQKLKKEIPKEVHVDPYLCTYYYEINNQKAPFTDVRVRTALKLALDRDIIVNKVKNQGDLPAYSYTPPYTDGMKLVEPEWFKWSQEKRNEEAKKLLAEAGYTADKPLTFNLLYNTSDLHKKLAIAVASIWKKNLGANVKLENQEWKTFLDTRHQGTFDVARAGWCADYNEPTSFLNTMLSDSSNNTAHYKSPAFDKLIAETLQVTDDAKRADLYAKAEQQLDKDSAIVPVYYYVNARLVKPWVGGYTGKDPLDNISVKNLYIIKH; this is encoded by the coding sequence ATGTCCATCATCACAAAAAAAAATCTGATAGCGGCGGGGATTTTAACTGCGCTAATCGCGGGCAACGCTGCAATGGCTGCGGACGTGCCTGCAGGGGTACAGCTGGCTGAGAAGCAGACGCTGGTACGTAACAACGGGGCGGAAGTTCAGTCTCTTGATCCGCATAAAATTGAGGGCGTGCCAGAGTCAAACGTCAACCGCGACCTGTTTGAAGGGCTGCTGGTCACTGACGTAGAAGGCCACCCGGCGCCGGGTGTCGCCGAAAAGTGGGAAAACAAAGATTTTAAAGTCTGGACCTTCCATCTGCGCAAAGATGCTAAATGGTCCGACGGTACACCGGTTACCGCCGAAGATTTCGTTTACAGCTGGCAGCGCCTGGCGAATCCAAACACCGCCTCTCCGTATGCGAGCTATCTGCAATATGGCCATATCGCCAATATCGATGACATCATCGCCGGTAAAAAACCGGTCACCGATTTGGGTGTAAAAGCGATTGATGCCAACACGTTTGAAGTGACGTTGAGCGAACCTGTTCCGTACTTCTATAAGCTGCTGGTTCACCCGTCTGTCTCCCCGGTACCGAAATCCGCAGTGGAAAAATTCGGTGAAAAATGGACCCAGCCTGCCAATATTGTGACCAACGGTGCTTATAAACTGAAAGACTGGGTGGTCAACGAACGTATGGTTCTGGAGCGTAACCCGCAATACTGGGATAACGCCAAAACCGTGATTAACCAGGTGACCTACCTGCCAATCTCTTCTGAAGTGACTGACGTGAACCGCTACCGCAGCGGTGAAATCGACATGACCTATAACAACATGCCGATTGAACTGTTCCAGAAACTGAAGAAAGAGATCCCGAAAGAAGTTCATGTCGATCCATACCTGTGTACTTATTACTACGAAATTAATAACCAGAAAGCACCGTTCACCGACGTACGTGTCCGTACGGCGCTGAAGCTGGCACTGGATCGCGATATCATCGTGAACAAAGTGAAAAACCAGGGCGATCTGCCAGCCTACAGCTACACTCCACCGTACACCGATGGCATGAAACTGGTTGAGCCTGAGTGGTTCAAGTGGTCACAGGAAAAACGTAACGAAGAAGCGAAAAAACTGCTGGCCGAAGCGGGGTATACCGCAGATAAGCCGCTGACGTTTAATCTGTTGTACAACACGTCCGATCTGCATAAAAAACTGGCGATTGCCGTTGCCTCTATTTGGAAGAAAAACCTGGGCGCGAACGTTAAGCTGGAAAACCAGGAGTGGAAAACCTTCCTGGATACCCGTCATCAGGGCACCTTTGACGTGGCGCGTGCAGGCTGGTGTGCGGACTATAATGAACCGACATCTTTCCTGAATACCATGCTCAGCGACAGCTCGAACAACACGGCGCACTATAAGAGCCCGGCATTCGATAAGCTTATCGCTGAAACGCTGCAGGTTACTGACGATGCAAAACGCGCAGACCTGTACGCCAAAGCAGAACAACAACTCGATAAAGACTCGGCAATTGTACCGGTTTACTACTACGTGAACGCCCGCCTGGTGAAACCATGGGTTGGCGGCTATACCGGTAAAGACCCGTTGGATAATATTTCCGTTAAGAATCTTTATATTATCAAGCATTAA
- the oppF gene encoding murein tripeptide/oligopeptide ABC transporter ATP-binding protein OppF: MNALDEKRNVLLEIADLKVHFDIKDGKQWFWQPPKTLKAVDGVTLRLYEGETLGVVGESGCGKSTFARAIIGLVKATGGKVAWLGKDLLGMKPEEWRDVRSDIQMIFQDPLASLNPRMTIGEIIAEPLRTYHPKMPRQEVRDRVKAMMMKVGLLPNLINRYPHEFSGGQCQRIGIARALILEPKLIICDEPVSALDVSIQAQVVNLLQKLQREMGLSLIFIAHDLAVVKHISDRVLVMYLGHAVELGTYDEVYHNPLHPYTKALMSAVPIPDPDLEKNKSIQLLEGELPSPINPPSGCVFRTRCPLAGPECAKTRPVLEGSFRHAVSCLKVDPL, translated from the coding sequence ATGAACGCATTAGATGAAAAAAGAAATGTGCTGCTCGAAATTGCCGATCTTAAAGTGCATTTCGACATCAAAGACGGTAAACAGTGGTTCTGGCAGCCGCCCAAGACCCTGAAAGCTGTGGATGGCGTAACGCTTCGTCTGTATGAAGGGGAAACGCTGGGCGTGGTGGGTGAGTCCGGATGCGGTAAATCGACCTTTGCGCGTGCCATTATCGGTCTGGTGAAAGCGACCGGCGGTAAAGTGGCGTGGCTGGGTAAAGATCTGCTGGGGATGAAGCCCGAAGAGTGGCGCGACGTACGCAGCGATATCCAGATGATATTCCAGGATCCGCTGGCGTCCTTAAACCCGCGTATGACCATCGGTGAAATCATTGCCGAGCCGCTGCGGACCTATCATCCGAAGATGCCACGTCAGGAAGTACGCGATCGTGTTAAGGCGATGATGATGAAAGTGGGGCTGCTGCCAAACCTCATCAACCGCTATCCGCACGAATTCTCCGGCGGCCAGTGTCAGCGTATCGGTATTGCCCGCGCGTTAATCCTTGAGCCGAAGCTGATCATCTGCGATGAGCCTGTCTCCGCGCTGGACGTGTCGATTCAGGCGCAGGTGGTTAACCTGCTACAGAAGCTGCAGCGTGAGATGGGGCTGTCGCTGATCTTCATTGCGCACGACCTGGCGGTGGTGAAGCACATTTCTGACCGCGTACTGGTCATGTACCTGGGCCATGCCGTGGAGCTGGGCACCTATGATGAGGTGTACCACAATCCACTGCACCCCTACACCAAAGCGCTGATGTCCGCGGTGCCAATTCCCGATCCCGATCTGGAAAAAAATAAAAGCATCCAGCTGCTGGAAGGCGAATTGCCGTCGCCGATTAACCCGCCATCAGGCTGCGTGTTCCGTACGCGTTGCCCACTGGCCGGGCCGGAGTGTGCGAAAACACGACCGGTTCTGGAAGGCAGTTTCCGACATGCGGTTTCCTGCCTGAAAGTAGACCCGTTATAA
- the cls gene encoding cardiolipin synthase, giving the protein MTTVYTVVSWLVILGYWLLIAGVTLRILMKRRAVPSAMAWLLIIYILPLVGIIAYLSFGELHLGKRRAERARAMWPSTAKWLSDLKACKHIFAEENSSVASSLFKLCELRQGIGGVKGNQLQLLTSSDDVMQALIRDIQLARHNIEMVFYIWQPGGMADQVAESLMAAARRGIHCRLMLDSAGSVAFFRSPWAGMMRNAGIEVVEALKVNLLRVFLRRMDLRQHRKMIMIDNYIAYTGSMNMVDPRFFKQDSGVGQWIDLMARMEGPIATSMGIVYSCDWEIETGKRILPPPPDGNIMPFEEASGHTIHTIASGPGFPEDLIHQALLTATYAAREYLIMTTPYFVPSDDLLHAICTAAQRGVDVSIILPRKNDSLLVGWASRAFFSELLAAGVKIYQFEGGLLHTKSVLVDGELSLVGTVNLDMRSLWLNFEITLVIDDAGFGGDLAAVQDDYISRSRLLDARLWVKRPLWQRIAERLFYFFSPLL; this is encoded by the coding sequence ATGACAACCGTCTACACCGTGGTGAGTTGGCTGGTCATTCTGGGATACTGGCTGTTAATCGCGGGTGTGACATTGCGCATCCTGATGAAGCGCAGAGCCGTACCCTCTGCCATGGCCTGGCTTCTTATAATTTATATCCTGCCGCTGGTAGGAATTATCGCCTATCTCTCTTTCGGTGAACTTCATCTGGGCAAGCGTCGTGCCGAGCGTGCCCGGGCCATGTGGCCTTCCACCGCCAAATGGCTGAGCGATCTTAAAGCCTGTAAACACATCTTCGCAGAAGAAAACAGCAGCGTTGCCTCCTCATTATTTAAACTGTGCGAACTCAGACAAGGTATTGGAGGCGTAAAAGGCAATCAGCTCCAGCTGCTGACCTCTTCTGATGACGTCATGCAGGCCTTGATCCGCGATATTCAACTGGCTCGTCACAATATCGAGATGGTGTTCTATATCTGGCAGCCCGGCGGGATGGCAGACCAGGTGGCGGAATCGCTGATGGCTGCCGCACGTCGTGGCATTCACTGCCGTTTGATGCTCGACTCCGCAGGCAGCGTCGCCTTTTTCCGTAGCCCCTGGGCAGGGATGATGCGTAATGCCGGCATCGAAGTGGTCGAGGCGTTAAAGGTCAATTTACTGCGCGTTTTCCTGCGCCGGATGGATCTTCGCCAGCACCGCAAGATGATCATGATCGACAACTATATTGCCTATACCGGCAGCATGAACATGGTTGATCCCCGCTTCTTCAAGCAGGACTCGGGGGTCGGCCAGTGGATTGACCTGATGGCAAGGATGGAAGGGCCTATCGCCACCTCCATGGGGATTGTCTATTCCTGCGACTGGGAGATAGAAACCGGCAAACGTATTCTCCCGCCGCCACCGGATGGCAATATCATGCCCTTTGAAGAGGCCAGCGGACATACCATCCATACCATTGCCTCCGGGCCGGGTTTCCCGGAGGATTTAATCCATCAGGCGCTACTGACCGCCACTTACGCGGCGCGTGAATATTTGATCATGACCACGCCCTACTTCGTTCCGAGCGATGACCTGCTGCACGCAATCTGCACCGCAGCACAGCGCGGTGTCGATGTCAGCATCATTCTGCCACGCAAAAATGACTCACTTCTGGTGGGCTGGGCCAGCCGCGCGTTCTTTAGCGAACTGCTTGCCGCCGGGGTAAAAATCTACCAGTTTGAAGGCGGGCTCCTGCATACCAAAAGCGTCCTCGTGGACGGTGAGTTAAGTCTGGTGGGCACGGTAAACCTGGATATGCGCAGCCTGTGGTTAAACTTTGAAATCACGCTGGTCATTGATGATGCCGGATTCGGCGGTGACCTGGCGGCGGTACAGGACGATTATATCTCCCGTTCGCGCCTGCTGGATGCCCGGCTGTGGGTAAAACGTCCGCTGTGGCAGAGAATTGCTGAACGACTGTTTTACTTCTTTAGTCCGTTGCTGTAA